From Methanocella paludicola SANAE, a single genomic window includes:
- a CDS encoding MFS transporter, translated as MENNNKGWLNSTVWGVSLTSFLSDFGHETVTVLLPSFLTSLGAPAYALGLIEGLSDGLSSFAKLLSGYYSDKLGKRKELSIIGYIATGIFPAIVALASSWPAVLLGRVFGWIGRGVRGPPRDAILAKSVEENDLGKAFGVHRTGDTLGAIAGPALAFVLVSYIGMRDVFWLAVIPGMLAVIVFMVAVKEKNPAPAKGHVNIVTSLKGFTPRFKGFLSAVLLFGVSDFSHTMLILFAVTTLTPTLGFVQATAMGVLLYGVRNVVYAAACYPFGALGDRFGRKEVLAFGYALAVLMFVGFILAPPNVIVYGLLFAIAGAYIAAEDTLEGAVCGQMVEEPRRALGFGAMATMNGVGDFISSFVVGVLWSAFGFAYGFAFAALAGAAGVIALILTNKKYDVGANTQG; from the coding sequence ATGGAAAATAACAATAAGGGCTGGCTTAATTCCACCGTCTGGGGCGTCTCGCTGACGAGCTTCCTCTCGGACTTTGGGCATGAGACTGTGACCGTGCTGCTGCCGTCATTCCTTACGTCGCTGGGCGCTCCGGCGTACGCGCTGGGCCTCATCGAAGGGCTGAGCGACGGGCTTTCAAGCTTTGCCAAGCTATTATCGGGCTACTACTCGGACAAGCTCGGGAAGCGCAAGGAGCTCTCAATAATAGGGTACATCGCGACGGGCATCTTCCCGGCTATCGTCGCGCTGGCATCGTCCTGGCCGGCCGTGCTCTTAGGCCGGGTGTTCGGCTGGATCGGGCGGGGCGTCCGCGGCCCCCCGAGGGATGCCATCCTTGCGAAATCGGTAGAGGAAAACGACCTCGGCAAAGCGTTCGGGGTCCACCGGACGGGAGACACCCTCGGGGCCATAGCCGGTCCGGCGCTTGCGTTCGTGCTGGTCTCCTACATCGGGATGAGGGACGTATTCTGGCTCGCGGTCATACCGGGCATGCTGGCCGTTATCGTATTCATGGTGGCCGTGAAAGAGAAAAATCCGGCCCCTGCCAAAGGGCACGTGAACATCGTAACGTCCTTAAAGGGATTTACGCCGCGGTTTAAAGGGTTCTTATCCGCAGTGCTGCTATTCGGCGTCTCGGACTTCTCCCACACGATGCTTATCCTCTTTGCCGTGACAACGTTAACGCCGACTCTTGGCTTCGTGCAGGCGACCGCGATGGGGGTGCTGCTGTACGGAGTGCGGAACGTCGTCTACGCTGCCGCATGCTATCCGTTCGGGGCGCTGGGCGACCGGTTTGGACGGAAGGAAGTTCTAGCCTTCGGGTACGCGCTGGCCGTGCTGATGTTCGTCGGGTTCATCCTGGCGCCGCCCAATGTTATCGTATACGGATTATTATTCGCCATTGCGGGCGCCTATATCGCGGCCGAGGACACCCTCGAAGGCGCCGTCTGCGGGCAGATGGTCGAGGAACCACGCCGCGCCCTGGGCTTCGGCGCGATGGCCACAATGAATGGTGTGGGCGATTTCATCTCCAGCTTCGTCGTAGGCGTCCTGTGGAGCGCATTCGGGTTCGCCTACGGCTTCGCGTTCGCGGCGCTCGCGGGAGCGGCAGGAGTTATCGCGCTAATCCTTACCAATAAAAAATATGATGTCGGAGCAAATACTCAAGGGTGA
- a CDS encoding dynamin family protein, which produces MMQPVNDYGELKNRAREELNALRGLMSDEEAARREADALIAKLDSDTFNLVVLGQFKRGKTTFINALLGDSVLPTAVVPLTSIITVIRFGPVPRTTVIYQDGRSDVIGPELLGDYVTERGNPRNVKRVGHVEIEYPSDYLKEGVMIIDTPGIGSTFLHNTEVTYSFLSKVDAAVFMLSIDPPVSDVELRFLEDVGKHVKKFFFILNKVDRADAEEVKESIAFNRAVIGEKMGAEPKLFPLSAKQALEGKTKGDRELLQRSGYVDFDRALGTFLTTDKCGVFLRSILDRASGLVEARRLSLAIEKKTRALSVQALEEKATLFNVELERFLRDKEANVHLIEWDVDSMIKTLDVDSGKFKSEMTPVAIRQMESFIDTYPKAGNREFLNAIKDQLFKVISGACDSWRASEEEKISGLYAEKAKSHSERWEESIRRFEKASSDIFDVEIRHYSFDGAPDLHTPLFYGIDTFMDEGMLLDTALTTLNLMMPSSLFRGQVKNAMRERVERSLDMNSGKIRYAFLESLLKSSKSMKASYETMADTLVSSVKQALERARAEKSMSASEAQKRAAEIDRMLAALEEHKKRLEAVELYCRRPELTPIA; this is translated from the coding sequence ATGATGCAGCCTGTTAATGATTACGGCGAGCTTAAAAACAGGGCCCGGGAGGAGCTTAACGCTTTAAGAGGGCTCATGTCGGATGAGGAGGCGGCGCGCCGGGAGGCCGATGCGCTTATCGCCAAGCTGGACTCCGACACGTTCAACCTGGTCGTGCTGGGCCAGTTCAAGCGAGGAAAGACGACGTTCATCAATGCTTTGCTTGGCGATAGCGTGCTTCCCACGGCGGTGGTCCCTCTCACGTCCATCATCACGGTGATCCGGTTCGGCCCCGTACCGAGGACGACCGTAATATACCAGGACGGGCGCTCCGACGTTATCGGGCCTGAGTTACTGGGCGATTACGTGACCGAGCGGGGAAATCCCCGGAATGTAAAGCGCGTGGGCCACGTGGAGATAGAGTACCCCTCCGACTATCTGAAGGAGGGCGTAATGATCATCGATACGCCCGGCATCGGCTCCACTTTCCTCCACAACACTGAGGTGACCTACAGCTTCCTGTCAAAAGTAGACGCAGCCGTGTTCATGCTCTCCATCGACCCGCCGGTCAGCGACGTTGAGCTGCGGTTCCTTGAGGACGTCGGGAAGCACGTGAAAAAGTTCTTTTTCATCCTTAACAAGGTCGACAGGGCCGACGCCGAAGAGGTGAAGGAGTCTATAGCCTTTAACCGGGCCGTGATCGGGGAAAAGATGGGGGCCGAGCCTAAATTATTTCCCTTATCCGCAAAGCAGGCGCTCGAAGGGAAAACAAAAGGCGATAGGGAGCTTTTGCAACGGAGCGGTTACGTAGATTTTGATAGAGCGCTCGGCACCTTTTTGACCACCGATAAGTGCGGCGTCTTCCTGCGCTCCATCCTGGACAGGGCATCGGGGCTCGTGGAGGCAAGGCGCCTGTCCTTGGCCATCGAGAAGAAGACACGGGCGCTATCAGTGCAGGCGCTGGAAGAGAAAGCGACTTTGTTCAATGTGGAGCTGGAGCGATTCCTGAGGGACAAGGAAGCCAATGTGCACCTCATCGAGTGGGACGTGGACTCTATGATCAAGACGCTGGACGTGGATAGCGGCAAATTCAAAAGCGAGATGACTCCCGTTGCCATCCGGCAGATGGAGTCGTTCATCGATACTTATCCGAAAGCCGGCAACCGCGAGTTCCTGAACGCGATCAAGGACCAGCTCTTTAAGGTCATTTCCGGGGCCTGTGATAGCTGGCGTGCCAGTGAGGAGGAGAAAATATCCGGGCTCTATGCTGAGAAGGCGAAGTCGCACTCCGAGAGGTGGGAAGAGTCCATCCGCCGGTTCGAAAAGGCCTCGTCCGATATATTCGATGTCGAGATACGGCACTACTCATTCGATGGTGCGCCGGACCTTCATACGCCCCTATTCTACGGCATCGATACTTTCATGGACGAGGGCATGCTGCTCGATACGGCGCTCACGACGCTCAACCTGATGATGCCGTCTTCGCTGTTCCGCGGGCAGGTTAAGAACGCTATGCGGGAGCGCGTGGAGCGCTCGCTGGATATGAACTCGGGCAAGATACGCTATGCGTTCCTGGAAAGCCTCCTGAAGTCATCGAAGAGCATGAAGGCCTCGTACGAGACCATGGCGGATACTCTGGTGTCCTCAGTAAAGCAGGCGCTCGAAAGAGCCCGGGCCGAAAAGTCCATGTCCGCGAGTGAAGCGCAGAAACGTGCCGCAGAGATCGACCGGATGCTGGCCGCCCTGGAGGAGCATAAAAAAAGGCTGGAGGCCGTCGAGCTTTACTGCCGGCGGCCCGAATTGACGCCTATAGCTTAG